A genome region from Sceloporus undulatus isolate JIND9_A2432 ecotype Alabama chromosome 1, SceUnd_v1.1, whole genome shotgun sequence includes the following:
- the TMX2 gene encoding thioredoxin-related transmembrane protein 2, with the protein MAVLAPLLALIYSVPGICRWLAQPYYPLSLLLSAAFLLVRKVPPLCHGLPSQREDGNPCDFDWREVEILMFLSAIVMMKNRRSITVDQHVGNIFMFSKVANVILFFRLDIRMGLLYLTLCIVFLMTCKPPLYLGPEYIKYFSDKTIDEELARDKRVTWIVEFFANWSNECQSFAPIYADLSLKYNCSGLNFGKVDVGRYPDVSTRYKVSTSPLTKQLPTLILFQGGKEVMRRPQIDKKGRAVSWTFSEENVIREFNLNELYQRAKKVSKQSDETPEESPEQPAVTELPNGESKKDK; encoded by the exons ATGGCGGTGCTGGCTCCGCTCCTAGCCCTGATCTACTCGGTGCCGGGCATCTGCCGCTGGCTCGCCCAGCCCTATTACCCGCTCTCGCTCCTCCTCTCGGCGGCCTTCCTGCTGGTGAGGAAAGTGCCGCCTTTATGCCACGGACTGCCTTCCCAGCGCGAGGATGGGAACCCCTGCGACTTCGACTGG CGGGAGGTGGAGATCCTGATGTTCCTCAGTGCAATTGTGATGATGAAGAACCGCAGATCCA TTACTGTGGACCAGCATGTTGGAAATATCTTCATGTTCAGCAAAGTAGCCAATGTCATCCTTTTTTTTCGCCTTGACATCCGGATGGGGCTGCTTTATCTCACACTCTGCATTG TGTTCCTGATGACCTGCAAGCCACCTCTGTACCTGGGTCCTGAATACATCAAGTATTTCAGTGATAAAACCATAGAT GAGGAATTAGCACGGGACAAGCGAGTAACCTGGATTGTGGAATTCTTTGCCAACTGGTCCAATGAGTGCCAGTCATTTGCTCCCATCTATGCTGACTTATCTCTCAA GTATAACTGCTCTGGGTTGAACTTTGGGAAGGTAGATGTGGGCCGCTACCCTGATGTAAGCACTAG GTACAAAGTCAGCACCTCTCCTCTCACTAAGCAGTTGCCTACCCTAATCCTTTTCCAAGGTGGAAAAGAGGTGATGCGTCGACCACAGATCGATAAAAAGGGACGAGCTGTTTCATGGACATTTTCTGAG GAGAATGTGATCCGGGAATTCAACCTGAACGAGTTGTATCAGAGAGCCAAGAAAGTGTCCAAGCAATCTGATGAGACCCCTGAAGAATCTCCAGAACAGCCTGCTGTTACTGAACTTCCCAACGGGGAGAGCAAGAAGGACAAATAA
- the SELENOH gene encoding LOW QUALITY PROTEIN: selenoprotein H (The sequence of the model RefSeq protein was modified relative to this genomic sequence to represent the inferred CDS: inserted 1 base in 1 codon; substituted 2 bases at 2 genomic stop codons): AHRALSFPVPGCTWAVPFSTEGEQEEERRFPSLGSQSRLAPFSVCILTRLGVCGTLSAPWVFWSSSSLRKQQLHFPFPGCPPRAGRKAGALPAKASASATGDDGGTEXLPKRLKQQEGLGLRVIIEHCKSURVWPNADAVVRHXTRHSDIMVEINPEKPRRNTFEVVLLKRMHPXVELWTGLKKGPPRKLKFPEPCKVVEILMGNLD, translated from the exons GCCCATAGGGCCCTTTCCTTCCCGGTGCCAGGCTGCACGTGGGCGGTGCCATTTTCCAcagagggggagcaggaggaggagaggcgctTTCCTTCCCTGGGCAGCCAGAGTCGGCTGGCTCCCTTCTCTGTTTGCATTTTAACTAGGCTGGGGGTCTGTGGCACTCTCAGTGCTCCCTGGGTTTTttggtcttcttcttctcttcggAAGCAACAGCTGCATTTCCCTTTCCCAG GATGCCCCCCAAGGGCGGGGAGGAAAGCAGGGGCATTGCCAGCAAAAGCCTCTGCATCTGCCACAGGGGATGATGGTGGCACAG GGTTGCCCAAGAGACTGAAGCAGCAGGAGGGATTGGGACTTCGTGTCATCATTGAGCATTG TAAAAGCTGACGGGTTTGGCCCAATGCTGATGCTGTAGTCAGGCATTGAACCAGGCATTCCGATATCATGGTGGAAATCAATCCTGAGAAACCCCGCAGGAATACTTTCGAGGTGGTTCTTTTGAAGAGGATGCACCCGTAA GTCGAGTTATGGACCGGCCTTAAGAAGGGGCCACCACGCAAGCTGAAGTTCCCAGAACCATGCAAGGTCGTTGAAATCCTGATGGGCAATTTAGACTAA
- the BTBD18 gene encoding BTB/POZ domain-containing protein 18 isoform X3: MSSPAANPKILYRNSRLLRMVYLQLHRQQRADLFCDVVLQAEGEAVPAHCCILSACSPFFTERLEREMPPKGHKVVLEIRGLKIGTLRKLVDFLYTSEMEVSREEAQDILAAARQLQVSELESLQLEGGKLVKRSLGPRLNRDCLQHSSPVSIPEASLMQSPAVCGDSSLTSLVVARKQRTVVKLPCTKGNDNNDQKETKKQKPATSLPSNDKQPMPKGPIVPADPSRIKGKKRATGTLRNILGNGETGNLQIEKTVAGESQETVSFQETKKIKLSRSKLSLPPLPVPSDTKDHNTMASSKSSRSTRRLWRQRNPSKDGNKGDNSHLQRFCSPPLLPKSAKGRKHNISESAPSSNLSEAGQIGRVKLRKVINGSCWEVVQESPAADPTKAENAVHTLQDEGPQTQLHCPKEEKVDAQESTSSAKLPAKQKATPCSEKNLVEQDKNKEVLGEEDSAATSPYELNVFNLAEDEQYGSVASNGELEHMLDLLLADDDALGESQGTTVPDAHVTGPALDAKESPLRIAGAEEKDKCSADMLVGQPLVETEEKPLKKEEEASDMETVKETQASANVVLVMNSVLHSHPLAASESHHDSIASSKPASLHEVDDWAVPSHQLAVLENGTARFPEALAVISAVSSEKCIQVQ; this comes from the exons ATGAGCTCTCCAGCAGCAAATCCCAAAATCCTGTATCGGAATTCCCGCCTGCTCCGCATGGTGTATCTGCAGCTTCATCGCCAACAGAGGGCTGATTTATTTTGTGATGTTGTCCTACAAGCAGAAG GAGAAGCTGTTCCGGCTCACTGTTGCATCCTATCAGCTTGTAGCCCCTTCTTCACTGAGCGCTTGGAGCGAGAAATGCCCCCCAAAGGACACAAAGTAGTGCTGGAAATCCGGGGGCTGAAGATTGGAACCTTGCGTAAACTGGTCGATTTCCTCTACACATCCGAGATGGAGGTGTCTCGGGAAGAAGCCCAGGATATCCTTGCAGCTGCGCGGCAGCTTCAGGTGTCAGAGCTGGAGTCACTTCAGCTGGAGGGAGGAAAACTTGTCAAAAGGTCACTGGGCCCACGGTTAAACCGTGACTGCTTACAGCACTCCAGCCCAGTATCCATTCCAGAGGCAAGCTTGATGCAGTCTCCTGCTGTCTGTGGTGATAGTTCTTTGACATCTTTGGTGGTTGCACGCAAGCAGCGCACTGTGGTGAAACTTCCATGCACCAAAGGTAATGATAATAATGACCAGAAAGAGACAAAAAAGCAAAAACCAGCTACATCATTGCCAAGTAATGACAAACAGCCGATGCCTAAAGGCCCAATAGTTCCTGCTGATCCATCGCGAATAAAAGGTAAAAAACGGGCAACAGGTACTTTAAGGAATATATTGGGCAATGGTGAGACTGGCAATCTGCAGATAGAGAAGACTGTTGCTGGAGAAAGTCAAGAGACAGTGAGCTTCCAGGAGACAAAAAAGATCAAGCTCAGCCGCTCAAAGCTCTCCTTGCCACCTTTGCCTGTGCCAAGTGATACCAAAGACCATAACACCATGGCATCCAGCAAGTCCTCAAGGTCCACTAGGCGCCTTTGGAGGCAAAGAAATCCTAGTAAGGATGGAAACAAAGGAGACAATAGCCATTTACAGAGATTTTGTAGCCCCCCTCTCCTTCCTAAGTCTGCTAAGGGCAGGAAGCACAATATCAGTGAATCAGCTCCCAGCTCAAATCTTTCTGAGGCAGGACAGATTGGTCGGGTAAAGCTTCGGAAAGTTATCAATGGCAGCTGCTGGGAAGTGGTGCAAGAATCACCTGCTGCAGATCCCACAAAGGCAGAAAATGCTGTGCATACTTTGCAAGATGAGGGGCCCCAGACTCAACTTCATTGTCCTAAGGAAGAGAAAGTTGATGCACAAGAGTCAACCAGCTCTGCTAAACTGCCAGCAAAACAGAAGGCCACGCCTTGTAGTGAAAAGAACTTGGTGGAACAGGATAAAAACAAGGAGGTGCTAGGTGAAGAGGATAGTGCTGCTACATCCCCTTATGAGCTAAATGTGTTTAATCTGGCTGAGGATGAACAGTATGGTAGTGTGGCTTCAAATGGGGAGTTGGAGCACATGCTGGATTTGCTTCTGGCAGATGATGATGCTCTTGGGGAATCCCAAGGCACCACTGTTCCAGATGCACATGTAACAGGCCCTGCACTGGATGCAAAAGAGAGTCCTCTGAGAATTGCAGGAGCTGAAGAAAAAGACAAGTGTTCTGCTGATATGTTAGTTGGTCAGCCACTGGTTGAGACAGAAGAGAAGCCcctaaaaaaagaagaggaggcttCTGATATGGAAACTGTTAAAGAAACTCAGGCCTCAGCAAATGTGGTCCTCGTGATGAACTCTGTTCTTCATTCCCATCCTCTTGCAGCATCTGAATCCCATCATGATAGTATTGCCTCCTCCAAGCCAGCCTCCCTTCATGAGGTAGATGACTGGGCAGTGCCTTCACATCAGTTGGCTGTCTTAGAGAATGGGACTGCAAGGTTTCCTGAGGCTTTGGCTGTCATTTCAGCAG tttcttcagagaagtgTATTCAAGTGCAGTGA
- the BTBD18 gene encoding BTB/POZ domain-containing protein 18 isoform X2: MSSPAANPKILYRNSRLLRMVYLQLHRQQRADLFCDVVLQAEGEAVPAHCCILSACSPFFTERLEREMPPKGHKVVLEIRGLKIGTLRKLVDFLYTSEMEVSREEAQDILAAARQLQVSELESLQLEGGKLVKRSLGPRLNRDCLQHSSPVSIPEASLMQSPAVCGDSSLTSLVVARKQRTVVKLPCTKGNDNNDQKETKKQKPATSLPSNDKQPMPKGPIVPADPSRIKGKKRATGTLRNILGNGETGNLQIEKTVAGESQETVSFQETKKIKLSRSKLSLPPLPVPSDTKDHNTMASSKSSRSTRRLWRQRNPSKDGNKGDNSHLQRFCSPPLLPKSAKGRKHNISESAPSSNLSEAGQIGRVKLRKVINGSCWEVVQESPAADPTKAENAVHTLQDEGPQTQLHCPKEEKVDAQESTSSAKLPAKQKATPCSEKNLVEQDKNKEVLGEEDSAATSPYELNVFNLAEDEQYGSVASNGELEHMLDLLLADDDALGESQGTTVPDAHVTGPALDAKESPLRIAGAEEKDKCSADMLVGQPLVETEEKPLKKEEEASDMETVKETQASANVVLVMNSVLHSHPLAASESHHDSIASSKPASLHEVDDWAVPSHQLAVLENGTARFPEALAVISAGDKNQGLLSHGVGVSVSSEKCIQVQ; this comes from the exons ATGAGCTCTCCAGCAGCAAATCCCAAAATCCTGTATCGGAATTCCCGCCTGCTCCGCATGGTGTATCTGCAGCTTCATCGCCAACAGAGGGCTGATTTATTTTGTGATGTTGTCCTACAAGCAGAAG GAGAAGCTGTTCCGGCTCACTGTTGCATCCTATCAGCTTGTAGCCCCTTCTTCACTGAGCGCTTGGAGCGAGAAATGCCCCCCAAAGGACACAAAGTAGTGCTGGAAATCCGGGGGCTGAAGATTGGAACCTTGCGTAAACTGGTCGATTTCCTCTACACATCCGAGATGGAGGTGTCTCGGGAAGAAGCCCAGGATATCCTTGCAGCTGCGCGGCAGCTTCAGGTGTCAGAGCTGGAGTCACTTCAGCTGGAGGGAGGAAAACTTGTCAAAAGGTCACTGGGCCCACGGTTAAACCGTGACTGCTTACAGCACTCCAGCCCAGTATCCATTCCAGAGGCAAGCTTGATGCAGTCTCCTGCTGTCTGTGGTGATAGTTCTTTGACATCTTTGGTGGTTGCACGCAAGCAGCGCACTGTGGTGAAACTTCCATGCACCAAAGGTAATGATAATAATGACCAGAAAGAGACAAAAAAGCAAAAACCAGCTACATCATTGCCAAGTAATGACAAACAGCCGATGCCTAAAGGCCCAATAGTTCCTGCTGATCCATCGCGAATAAAAGGTAAAAAACGGGCAACAGGTACTTTAAGGAATATATTGGGCAATGGTGAGACTGGCAATCTGCAGATAGAGAAGACTGTTGCTGGAGAAAGTCAAGAGACAGTGAGCTTCCAGGAGACAAAAAAGATCAAGCTCAGCCGCTCAAAGCTCTCCTTGCCACCTTTGCCTGTGCCAAGTGATACCAAAGACCATAACACCATGGCATCCAGCAAGTCCTCAAGGTCCACTAGGCGCCTTTGGAGGCAAAGAAATCCTAGTAAGGATGGAAACAAAGGAGACAATAGCCATTTACAGAGATTTTGTAGCCCCCCTCTCCTTCCTAAGTCTGCTAAGGGCAGGAAGCACAATATCAGTGAATCAGCTCCCAGCTCAAATCTTTCTGAGGCAGGACAGATTGGTCGGGTAAAGCTTCGGAAAGTTATCAATGGCAGCTGCTGGGAAGTGGTGCAAGAATCACCTGCTGCAGATCCCACAAAGGCAGAAAATGCTGTGCATACTTTGCAAGATGAGGGGCCCCAGACTCAACTTCATTGTCCTAAGGAAGAGAAAGTTGATGCACAAGAGTCAACCAGCTCTGCTAAACTGCCAGCAAAACAGAAGGCCACGCCTTGTAGTGAAAAGAACTTGGTGGAACAGGATAAAAACAAGGAGGTGCTAGGTGAAGAGGATAGTGCTGCTACATCCCCTTATGAGCTAAATGTGTTTAATCTGGCTGAGGATGAACAGTATGGTAGTGTGGCTTCAAATGGGGAGTTGGAGCACATGCTGGATTTGCTTCTGGCAGATGATGATGCTCTTGGGGAATCCCAAGGCACCACTGTTCCAGATGCACATGTAACAGGCCCTGCACTGGATGCAAAAGAGAGTCCTCTGAGAATTGCAGGAGCTGAAGAAAAAGACAAGTGTTCTGCTGATATGTTAGTTGGTCAGCCACTGGTTGAGACAGAAGAGAAGCCcctaaaaaaagaagaggaggcttCTGATATGGAAACTGTTAAAGAAACTCAGGCCTCAGCAAATGTGGTCCTCGTGATGAACTCTGTTCTTCATTCCCATCCTCTTGCAGCATCTGAATCCCATCATGATAGTATTGCCTCCTCCAAGCCAGCCTCCCTTCATGAGGTAGATGACTGGGCAGTGCCTTCACATCAGTTGGCTGTCTTAGAGAATGGGACTGCAAGGTTTCCTGAGGCTTTGGCTGTCATTTCAGCAGGTGACAAGAACCAGGGGCTGCTGTCTCATGGAGTGGGAGTCTCAG tttcttcagagaagtgTATTCAAGTGCAGTGA
- the BTBD18 gene encoding BTB/POZ domain-containing protein 18 isoform X1, which yields MSSPAANPKILYRNSRLLRMVYLQLHRQQRADLFCDVVLQAEGEAVPAHCCILSACSPFFTERLEREMPPKGHKVVLEIRGLKIGTLRKLVDFLYTSEMEVSREEAQDILAAARQLQVSELESLQLEGGKLVKRSLGPRLNRDCLQHSSPVSIPEASLMQSPAVCGDSSLTSLVVARKQRTVVKLPCTKGNDNNDQKETKKQKPATSLPSNDKQPMPKGPIVPADPSRIKGKKRATGTLRNILGNGETGNLQIEKTVAGESQETVSFQETKKIKLSRSKLSLPPLPVPSDTKDHNTMASSKSSRSTRRLWRQRNPSKDGNKGDNSHLQRFCSPPLLPKSAKGRKHNISESAPSSNLSEAGQIGRVKLRKVINGSCWEVVQESPAADPTKAENAVHTLQDEGPQTQLHCPKEEKVDAQESTSSAKLPAKQKATPCSEKNLVEQDKNKEVLGEEDSAATSPYELNVFNLAEDEQYGSVASNGELEHMLDLLLADDDALGESQGTTVPDAHVTGPALDAKESPLRIAGAEEKDKCSADMLVGQPLVETEEKPLKKEEEASDMETVKETQASANVVLVMNSVLHSHPLAASESHHDSIASSKPASLHEVDDWAVPSHQLAVLENGTARFPEALAVISAGDKNQGLLSHGVGVSGTEAQPHTEMVLKNPLQHSLDCKLHPLLVSLEEEELDIGGADELFVSIECVRPDLSPVSETEVDVLN from the exons ATGAGCTCTCCAGCAGCAAATCCCAAAATCCTGTATCGGAATTCCCGCCTGCTCCGCATGGTGTATCTGCAGCTTCATCGCCAACAGAGGGCTGATTTATTTTGTGATGTTGTCCTACAAGCAGAAG GAGAAGCTGTTCCGGCTCACTGTTGCATCCTATCAGCTTGTAGCCCCTTCTTCACTGAGCGCTTGGAGCGAGAAATGCCCCCCAAAGGACACAAAGTAGTGCTGGAAATCCGGGGGCTGAAGATTGGAACCTTGCGTAAACTGGTCGATTTCCTCTACACATCCGAGATGGAGGTGTCTCGGGAAGAAGCCCAGGATATCCTTGCAGCTGCGCGGCAGCTTCAGGTGTCAGAGCTGGAGTCACTTCAGCTGGAGGGAGGAAAACTTGTCAAAAGGTCACTGGGCCCACGGTTAAACCGTGACTGCTTACAGCACTCCAGCCCAGTATCCATTCCAGAGGCAAGCTTGATGCAGTCTCCTGCTGTCTGTGGTGATAGTTCTTTGACATCTTTGGTGGTTGCACGCAAGCAGCGCACTGTGGTGAAACTTCCATGCACCAAAGGTAATGATAATAATGACCAGAAAGAGACAAAAAAGCAAAAACCAGCTACATCATTGCCAAGTAATGACAAACAGCCGATGCCTAAAGGCCCAATAGTTCCTGCTGATCCATCGCGAATAAAAGGTAAAAAACGGGCAACAGGTACTTTAAGGAATATATTGGGCAATGGTGAGACTGGCAATCTGCAGATAGAGAAGACTGTTGCTGGAGAAAGTCAAGAGACAGTGAGCTTCCAGGAGACAAAAAAGATCAAGCTCAGCCGCTCAAAGCTCTCCTTGCCACCTTTGCCTGTGCCAAGTGATACCAAAGACCATAACACCATGGCATCCAGCAAGTCCTCAAGGTCCACTAGGCGCCTTTGGAGGCAAAGAAATCCTAGTAAGGATGGAAACAAAGGAGACAATAGCCATTTACAGAGATTTTGTAGCCCCCCTCTCCTTCCTAAGTCTGCTAAGGGCAGGAAGCACAATATCAGTGAATCAGCTCCCAGCTCAAATCTTTCTGAGGCAGGACAGATTGGTCGGGTAAAGCTTCGGAAAGTTATCAATGGCAGCTGCTGGGAAGTGGTGCAAGAATCACCTGCTGCAGATCCCACAAAGGCAGAAAATGCTGTGCATACTTTGCAAGATGAGGGGCCCCAGACTCAACTTCATTGTCCTAAGGAAGAGAAAGTTGATGCACAAGAGTCAACCAGCTCTGCTAAACTGCCAGCAAAACAGAAGGCCACGCCTTGTAGTGAAAAGAACTTGGTGGAACAGGATAAAAACAAGGAGGTGCTAGGTGAAGAGGATAGTGCTGCTACATCCCCTTATGAGCTAAATGTGTTTAATCTGGCTGAGGATGAACAGTATGGTAGTGTGGCTTCAAATGGGGAGTTGGAGCACATGCTGGATTTGCTTCTGGCAGATGATGATGCTCTTGGGGAATCCCAAGGCACCACTGTTCCAGATGCACATGTAACAGGCCCTGCACTGGATGCAAAAGAGAGTCCTCTGAGAATTGCAGGAGCTGAAGAAAAAGACAAGTGTTCTGCTGATATGTTAGTTGGTCAGCCACTGGTTGAGACAGAAGAGAAGCCcctaaaaaaagaagaggaggcttCTGATATGGAAACTGTTAAAGAAACTCAGGCCTCAGCAAATGTGGTCCTCGTGATGAACTCTGTTCTTCATTCCCATCCTCTTGCAGCATCTGAATCCCATCATGATAGTATTGCCTCCTCCAAGCCAGCCTCCCTTCATGAGGTAGATGACTGGGCAGTGCCTTCACATCAGTTGGCTGTCTTAGAGAATGGGACTGCAAGGTTTCCTGAGGCTTTGGCTGTCATTTCAGCAGGTGACAAGAACCAGGGGCTGCTGTCTCATGGAGTGGGAGTCTCAGGTACAGAAGCACAGCCCCATACTGAAATGGTGCTGAAGAACCCTTTGCAACACAGCTTGGACTGTAAACTGCATCCCCTCTTAGTCAgcttagaagaagaagaactagATATTGGTGGGGCAGATGAACTCTTTGTTAGCATTGAGTGTGTCCGGCCAGATCTCTCTCCAGTGTCTGAAACGGAAGTGGATGTTCTAAACTAG